The genomic stretch ATAATCGAAACTGGATCTACGCGTGTAGTTCAGTCATTTAtcccttttttttaattacatcttTAATCTAAAGTACCTTTACCTTACAAAGAATTTTAGCGGAACTGAAAATTTGtctggaaaataaaaaatactgaacattTGTTGGTATCGCGTAACCTAGGAAATATCAACTGAATCtagtataggtaatatttaattGTCTCGTAGAATATCCTTAATTGCAGAGCATTGAAAATCTACGTGAAGAATAGATATAACATGGATTATGATTTATCACGAATAGATTACACGATATGTGGCATCACATATCCGGACACACTGAAAATATTACCTCCTTCTGGACAAAAACTTGAACAAAAGGTACGTTTGTTACCACTTTTTTAAGGTCGCGAAAGAATACGACGTTCTAATTTAGGTGAAGTGTACAGATGATCATCTTTATCATTAGAGTTccaatgtaggtatttatagaaCATACCTACCACGTTCATAGTCGCTTCTACAGAGTCCTCCATTGAAAGCTCACTTGATAATACAGGTGAAAATAGAATAGTTCATAATTAGTTTGCAGTTGGTGATAAAAATGGAGTCTTGCAATGTTTGACCATAAAAGATGAAGAGCCTGTGGTTCAATTCAAAACATTACCGGGCAAACCAATAACGTCTGTCCAACTAGCAAGTAGTTTGGGTAAGTCAAATTCTTCAGAAGAGATCAAGAAAATCTATTTTACTTGAGTTTACTTATATCCAAATTCACGTAGTAGTTCCCACACGGGTGAAAACGCTGAAAGAatctagtaaaataaatataaagatatgCACTATAAGCACATGACGATTACCTAATCAtgataatatacatacataaatacgtgttccatataaataggtatttaacgGTTTCTTTCTTGTTTGTATACCTACATCTCTGGTCTTTTATAGTAGTACCCTGGTATTTGTATAAAACCTATGTTTTTATTGTAGGAACTCAAGCAGATAAGATATTCACAGCTTCAGGTAATGAAGTCAAAGGATATACAAGAAAAGGAAAGGTGTTCCTCAGCATCGAAACTTCTCTCACGGAAACGATCACTTCAATGCAAGTTATTTTCTTATCACATATCCAAATCTGTTAAATGCCCACGTAGATACCTTTCTGTAGGTAATAGGTATCTACTTTTTTTTAGTTCTTCGATCACAACTACTTTTCAGGTGCATTATTGGAAGTGATTTGATATTATGCAGCGGTCGAACGGTTACTTACTATAGAGATCTTCGGGAGTATCATTCGTATATTTGTGACGACAGAGTTCTCGACATAGCAGCATTTGCGGTACCTAATGtcagaattatttatttgattgctTATCGTAATAAAAGTCTCACCGGCTGAATTTTGCATAACTGTGATTACAGAACACAAGAATTCGACTGTTGGTTTTAATCGCTAACAAAGGAGCAATTCTCCTAGAAAATGGAAAACTTATATCTCGAACGGTAATTTCATCGGGTCCATCCCGATTAGCTGTTCCGCCTTCAACACATGCAACAGATATAGTCGCTTTCTACGGAGCTGGAGATGGGTCTATAGGCCTCATTTCTTATGAAGAGCAAGTGTCATTTATAACTAAGTGCTTACTTAAGCTTTTGATGTAGATAAATACATACCACTTATAATcccaagatatattttttacagatttacaCTATCAAGTAAATGCTTAGTGGAAGGAAGAGGATTGGGCTCGGTAGTATGTCTCGGCTGGTACTTCAATAATGGTAACTTCCATTTAAGTGTTGGTCGTCACGATGGCTCCATCCAGTTGTATCTCGTCGACATGGAGAATTTTGGTGAAAAACCACGTCTGAAGTACACTTATGTTTGTATTGGTTCATAGAACTTCAGCAATATTTCAATTCTATGTTCTCAGAAGATCACCTCAGtctacctatatattttcttttagttcTGCGGAGAACCTGTGACTTCGGTTACTGGCGGGTGCGTGGGTATCGATGAACCTGAATTACTCGTGGCAACTTTTTCGGGAAGAGTTTTTGCTCTAAGGTCCAGCCACTTAGTGACTGGGGCTAAGATTCCACAAGACAACTTAGCAGCAAGACGAGGAAAACTTGAGTACGTTAgttaaaggtttttttatgaCCACTTCACCTTACAGCGCTGCGCGTAGTTAGTCACTCATTTTTCACATTTCATCGATTTTCCTATTTTCGAATAGGTAAATAAGTGTATTCATTTTATATCTATCAGGGTAGAAGTTGCACGTTTAGAGAAACAAACTGCAAATGAGAGGgaaaaatatcaaagaaacACTCGGTCTCTGCACGCTGGGTTGTCCACACCACCGCTGCTGGATATTCAATATGAGGTAAATACACAACTCCCAACTAATTAGGTACTAACTTAAATTTTTTTGATAATcatcaggcacggtggagtgatgacttgcgcaagacggctggcaggagctggatgcgagaagcggaaaatcgatctcagtggcgtgcacttggagaggcctatgtccagcagtggactgcgataggctgatgatgatgatgatttttttttgtccccTTATTTGGGATctttcccaaaaataattactgtTTAATCTTAACAGTTGTTAGGAGCAACAAGCGACGGGTGGCAAGAGGTGAGAATTACATCTGCAGTTCCGTTGGAtatgctttttatttattgtaacacGAAGCTGGAAATGCAAACGGACACAGCAGCCGTTTTGAGTATCTGTTCGTCaaaggtaatttattttgtatcttaTTTAGTACTCTGGTAATTACATTCATtcatattttgtattgtttcttAGGATAACGGGTCCGATTTACTTGCTTCTGTAAGATGTCAAGCTGGAACGCGAAGAGTTTGGGTAAAAATGAGAGATATGCTTGATTGTTCTACGGAATCAAGATTTCAGGGAAAACGTGTCCTTATTTACGCGCTACCCGCAGGCGCACCGAGAGTAGCTCGGCTAGTTACCCTTAAATTACCAGCTCTACCTTATTATTCTGGCCATGAAGCATCGGAAAAGGATCACGAAAAGGAAAGGTAAGGAAGTCATTATGTAGATTGTAATATAAATTCTACCTACAAAATGTGATCCTGACCAAGAttcctaagacgacccactgaccagaTTTTTATCTAGAAGATCAGTGTCCAGTAGATATTGTAGATGACCCCCTAAAATTTTTGCAGAATTTGGTGTCAACTAGAAGTCTCAGGAAGCTTTTCTGTAGCTGAAATTACTTCTTGGCTTACGGAAGCTTTGCCTGGTGAACTTCCTAGGCCGGCGGCGAATGTAACATTTACCAGATCACACACTCTTCTAGAAACTGTCTTAATTTGTCAATATCAGTAAGTTAACTTTGAATAGTATCTAGGTATAGCTCAATATCTTAATCATATTTTGTGATTCATTCTTATCTGTTTCGGCTTTCGGCAGACGAGGGCTGGCAATTTTCAAATCTGACAACGTATCTACTATAGCAACAATTCGAAATATAATGTCGAACTGTTCAGTGGAGAAGAGCATTCGCGTGGAAATATCTTGCGGTAGGTACCTAAGCATgaagaaataatgttttagaCTCGATATCGGTACTATATGTATAGGCTCTAATCATTTTAATTTCACATTTACAGACATTCCAGATTATTGTTGTATAAGGGCATTTAaaaatttggaaaataaattcaaGCAAGAGTATCAAAAGAACAAAGatcttattttgaaaaatgcTATCAGGTGAGTTCCATTTGGTATTTTCCCGGCAAAATTCTTCGGAGACACCACTTAACAAAGGTTGTGGTGAGGACACCTAGTTACCTACTCATTAAATTTATGAGGGAGGGGAAATGTTTAGTAGGTAGGAGTTACCATATAAATCTAAAAAGTAGAAGTGCCAAGGAGGCATATTTGTGTCCGAGCAATTTTAGCACCTGGAATGCGTGTTCAAATAAACGTCTAGCGCTCGCTGATGAACgctatctgaaaaaaaaatattttcgaatatGCTGCTGGACTCCGAGTAAATAacccactatagttcggccattcagagaatgcgttcctgacacgtcgcgattgaactgacgacgtaactacattcattgattattgatataataatgttgttttaatgctcctcaattgttaaaacggtaaacaaccagcaaaaatatttttatcgtaactgcaacgccattgcaaagttacgtcgtcagttcaatcgcgacgtgtcaggaacgcattctctgaatggccgaactatagtagtggTATTGGTTATACCGCCAAGGGTTGGTCGCCAGAGCCTATGTAAtgcaggtaggtacctacctatgtaatgATTTTAACGCGACTCCAATTCGACCGTTGGACTACAAAGAACATTTACGATTACGACTACTTACGAAtacctaataaatatataactaaTGGCATTGTcagataacattaaaattatgtattacaGTATGTTGGACTTGGACAGTTCAATGAATGAGGAAGGCCCTATAATGTGTCAAGAATATGCTCGAGTATGGGATTCCAGGGAGAGTATCAATGAAAACCAATTCAATGAGCTCGTAGGTAAGACCTGTAAGAAATAGGAAATTGCTCTTGTAAAAGCACTTTACATTATAGAAATATTCGCTCGGTTTTAAACGCAATAACCGCGAACCTAAACAACTATCGATTTCTGCCAGGACTTCGTCAGTTTTTGATGCTGTTCGGCacataaaattgtttatgtCTTCACAGAGGCGGTTTTGCAGTGGTACTCGGATTTACGGGCATTAAGTCTACATGAGAACAACAGTAATGAAACTTCTAAATTACGAGCTGCTCTAACTGAATACCGACTGGATGATGTATACAAAATACTTTCTAGCAATTCTTCATCTTTACAAGAGTTCTAAATGTTGCATCGTGCCTTAAAATGGTCttgtaaattattaaagaagtatatttgttttgacataaatatatttaaggtgTTTCATTTAACTACTGTCTTGTTTGTGTATGTATTCTTTCAAGTTCTAAATCATAATGGTAAAGGGCATGGGTATTATCGCCAATTGCCATTAGTTTTGTTATGTGGGTAGCCATTTCATTAATAGATTTTACTTGATCCGTCAAAAATTGAGATGTGACGAAATCTGCATAGTGAAAATCTTTGAGTTCCTCAGCTAGTTTAACTCCATTTTCTAAAAGCTGGAAAGAAACCCACTGACTAAGCCTTTCAATACTATAAATTGATATAAGAATAAACACCGAAAAAAATCTTACCACAGTAATTTCTTTCTCCATACAAAGTCCTTGTTTAAATGCGTCAAGAAGTGTTAGATCCTTGTTCGGGGTTGGTGGTTCCAATCCAGGTATCAAAGGTGTTCCTCCTCGCAATATCTGATAATTTATGAATTTCTGCATGTGATCTAATtcttctttatacattttcataaaaaatgcacCAGCACCAAACTGTGATTTCGAAGGATGAAGAAATGTCACAGCTATGTTTAGATAATCCTGCCCAGCTTGCTGCTCCGCCTTAATTTGTTTGTTCACTGATTCCTCAATTTTTGAGCTGTAGTTACTCTTGTAGTAtgtgttttttctatttaataaaattataggaaACTGTTttctacaaacataaaattcaaaaaggaacacattttttttcgaaaacatcTGTTGAATTTCGATAGTTTATTAAACACTAGGTATTTTGGTCAGATACATTGAGGTctgatagtaaataaaaatacaagacATTGACATTTCGCCCTACTCTAGTAGGCATTTTCGCCCGGTTCAAAACGACATACAAAACGCAAACGTAACGACTTGTCCAGCTAAAGCTTAGGACGCACTGCGATTAAACGCGCGTGGTTTATGAACAGCTAAAAACGCAACAACGCGCATCAGTATGTACGCACTGCGGCTAGCGTTTTGCCTACATTTGTTTAATTTCACCTCAGatcaaattgaataaaaaccGAATGCGATTAAGCGCCGTACATGCGCCTCCTGGGACACAAACAAACCGCGGCAAAAATGTAAcaagttacatttttttaatcagtcactgaaaaaaATCAGTAATGCGTGCAGTTTTGCTGGTTCAGACCTAAACCAGGGCTTAAATGCGGGCGTTTAATCGCTGTGCGTGCTAAGCCTAACGGACGGAAGTTTTTGACATAagtcttgatttttttataaattcattCAGTAGTCAGAGGGGAGTGTCCGATTTTTTGTGACTAAAACCAACCAATGACCCTTCCAGAGCCCtttgtatgttttaaaaattttacaaatGCTCTCATACTAGAATTGACAAAATCTCAATGATTTAGTGTCCCGATAATTAATTTGAGAGATGGATTGAGAAATGCCCATCTGCCGATTCCGATCAAATAGGTTTTCTCATAGTCCCCAAATGCCAAATGACGTTAAGCTATATGCTATTCTGATCTTATATGGGCAGATGTCCAGTGTCCAGGATATCTGCAGTGTTGTGTTGGTTCAACATAACTCTTGGATTTTTGACTGGACTGGGTTTTGGAGTATTAGTGATAAAGTGATTTTTTAAAGAGACATAGTTTTGGCTTTGAATTTAAAagaaatcaattaatttaacaaaCATTTATTGAAACTAATTATCACTAAAGTAGGTCCTAAAATATTATACACTATTCACACTTTTTAACTGTTGCATTATAATTAAACTTAATGTTTTTCTTActgaaaaggttttatttacttttggaaAGGATAGTAATCAAGGCCAGAATTGTATTTGAATTTATGTGTGAATCGATTTACTTGTGTTTTTCCAACTTCGATCATTTTCTGGACTTCTTCTCTGTATGCCGGTGGCAGAAGTTCTTCTTCTAAAGTGCAATTATTGTCACAAGTTTCTTCACTCTTAAAAATTCGTCGCCTTATCACATCCACGTCTCTGCTGTATTCTTCTTTCAAATCCCAGACTGCTTTGGTCGCAGTatcaattttgaaaacaaaataattggctTCCTTGTGAACTATACCATGAGCAGTAGTTTTGTAAGGCATAGGTCTGAAGCCCAGGTTATCTATATTCCTTATGATACCTCCTCGATCGAAAATTGCTTGAGAAATTCTTTTGAGAGTAGTTTTAAGTTCTGGTTTAGGCATCGCACGTAACATGAGAGCTAGCTCGTAGGTAGGcatgataaatatatattttggaaTTCAGGAAATAAGAAGAAGCAGAGGTTATGTTGATGGAATTACAGTTTCAGGTGACATTTGACAATTTCATTTGAGTTTGACATAAGGTGATGGGTGTTGAGTCTATGTGGTCTATGCCTCTAAACAGGATAATGCTCTTTctcaagaaataaaaaactactTGAATTGATCTTGCATATTTTATTAGACCCCTGActctttatattaatatagcaTTATCGTCTGCCTCTCCATTCAGTCTTCGGTTTCATGAAAAATATCAAGAACTCAAAACGTTTTGAGCATACTGTAAATGACGCGAACGCAAAcgcaagaattaaaaaaaaacacactaagCAAATCAATCATGGCGACAGCGTGTGCTATGCTTTGGTGAATGAAATAGTAAATTGACAATATCGGAAGGAAATCTTTTCGGCTGATTCTAACCATGGGATCACATGCGAAATTTGTTTCCGATTACTGTAAAACTTGGGACAAATCCGGAAAGGAGCAATTGTAAGTTTAAAATTTCTATGTTATGAACCACGGTATAATAGTGATTTGTATTCTGCCTCTAGTCAGCCAGCCAGTTATGATGTGAATATTATCAACTCCTAGctatatatttaattacatgCAATGGATTATGAATAGATCAGTAATAATACTATTGAATTCATACTGTACAAACATACacaacttttgtattttttactcaTCCACAACATAACATTGAAAAATATGGTGTTTGGCTTATTTCTCATCACTTGATGACCTCTAATAGATGAATATATGATATTACCTCTTAGTAAACTACTTAGATCTGATACTGAAAATCAATTGAATTGTTTAAGTATCACATGATCAAGAAGGCTATGGTAATTACACACCTTTGTTAAAAACATGTCTGAAGTTGTGGTTATGGGTAACATTTATTGATTCTTGGTACATCTTCAATACAATGTATGGGTCGCTATTAAATGCAATTTAAGCAGAcagctatataaaaatataaattaatttcagttAAACTCTTCACAATCAAATCACTATCGATTAAAATTATGGTACCTGTTGAATTTAGAGAAACATATCAGTTATTATGTTAAACTTGTTCTTcagtatttattaattattactgtCTTAGTTTAGTTGTAACAATAGTTAAATTGAAAAATGGGTCATGTTGATTAAATGTTTACTTTCAGTGTGAAACATGTGACTCAATTTATCAAAGATGACGAAAGAAGTCCACTATTTACAAAGTCAGGTAAAGTTTCTGGATTATCTCAGACAATATATGACTTATTGCTCAGCGGTCTTCGAGGGAATCTTAAGAAAGAAGCTGTTCTCTCTGCCCTTAAGGAGATATCTGTAAGTTAAAAGTTTTTACCTCTATACCTATGATGTGGTTCTgagtttatgttttaaataatgttatttaagcATCTATTTTTGTAATACATGCTCAGACAatgtaaagtataaaaaaattgctCAAATATAAGGTGAAATATTTTGCAGGTATTGCATGCAGATATCCCATCAATAATACTAGATGTAGTCAGTGTGCTTGATGCAGAGACCTGCACAGATGTGCAAAGTGAAGAGCGCACTAATTTCTGCCACATTATTAGGGAATTAGAGCCATTCATATCAGATAAACTCCTAAAAGAGAGGTTGGAAATTGACACCCTACAAGATGCTGGCACTctgaaaaataaactcttttATACTAAGTTTATAAAAATCAAGACTAAGTTGTAGTGAGTATTCTTGgtacatttatgtattttcaattttgctcataaaatattattactttctAACATGTGATTGCATTTTCAGTTATAAACAAcgtaagtttaatttatttagagaAGAAAGTGAAGGATATGCTAAGTTAATTGTTGAATTAAATCAGGAAATAATTGAGAAGACAGAATGGAAGAATTTATTAGAAATCATTCAGTCACTAATAGGTATGCACAAGTGTTATTAAATTGTagcatcatcattatcattcaATCAAACATGTTGaccaataacattttaataataatttcaggTTGTTTCAACTTGGACCCCAACAGGGCACTAGATATAATTTTAGAATCTTTTGAGTCAAGAACACATTCAGATCAATTATTTATACCACTAATAAAGAACTACATGGGTGATCCCCAAGTCATTTCTGAGGTTTTGGGCTTCAAGCTTGGAAACATGGAAGTACTTGAAAATTATAAAGAACCACCACCCCTGATGACTGTAATAGCTTTGCTTTTGCAACATCAGGTCATATCTCTTGATGACATATATCCATGGGTATGTATGcatatttgaatataatatttctaaattttataaagaaaatcagTAATGATAATGCTACTCTCTGTATAGTTACGTCCTGATGACTCCATAATGGCCAAAGAAGCAGAAAAAGAATTGAAAACTGTACAGGACTACATTCGTAAACTAAGCATTGTGTCAACTAAGGGACCTCAACCCAATGGGCCAACTGAATATGTTGAAGCCGCAGCTGATCCTCAGGTATGTTATGCTAATTAAATAAGTTGGCCATTTATGCTAGAGAAAAgtgatgtttatgttttttttttactgtatttaCTAGGAATATTGGGGTAATCAGAAGTTGGTGCTATGTGAAGCTTTGCTAAAGGTGACTGCTTGGCGTGAATTCGCGGCCCTATCCGCTCGCTTGCCGACCAACATCATGCCTCAGCGGCCTGCCGTGGCCTTATGTAACATGCTTCACGCTCTTGTTGAGCCTATATACAGATCGTAAGTATCAATTTATCACCATTTATAATAAGGTTTCTTtttatgtaacatattttttttgttttgtattgaaatatttacacaacTCATCACAATTGTACAAATAGGTACTGAATTTCTGACTCGAGACTAAATAATTTATCCTATGCAATTCGTGAACAAACAAGGAAAATTTTGCGCCTTATGAATAgcattaaaattttaactagcattattttgttcattgtaATGTAAGTCAATGTAGGTCAGAATTAGATGAATTTATATTATCTCTTTATCTTTCAGTAATTGTCGAGTTGCTCCAAAAATAATAGGCAAACCTATCCCACCTCTAAAGTCAAGTCTGGCACCTCCAGCTTGCAAGACATTTGAAGACATGAAAGAGACTGTCATTCCAGCTTTGATCCTGCTAGGGCCGTCTCTTCATTATGATCctattttaatgtacaaagtaagtaaattacattttgtagtCATGTGAACATGAGCACTGTACATATGTTGAAAAGATAAATATTATCGCCATTTTGCCCATTGTAGATAATTCGTATCCTAAGAACTGCGCGGTCTATGAAAGAGGATCCATTACATCATGAAGCGCTTACAGTTTTGGATGCCGCCATATTGCCAGCTTTGACTTTGATGGATGGTAACTGTTGTATGGCTGAAGAAGTCTATACCTTGTTGAAGTTATACCCGTATCAGTGCAGGTAAGCTGATTAAAGTGCGGATTCTCAATGATGTTTATTAAAAGAGTTATTAACtccttatattttaattttaaaaggtaTTGCCTATACTCTCGCTGGAAAAACGAAGCTGCCGAAAGAATACCCTCTCTGATGCGTGTGCGGGGTAACTCCTTGCAGAGAATTAAGCACATAATGAAACGTGTttccaaagaaaatataaaacctCAGGGTCGTCTGATTGGAAAACTGTCGCATGCTGCTCCTACTTTAATTTTTGACTATATGCTGCTACAGGTAAACAACAGTTTCATTTTGTACTTTTGCATTCCATTAAGTTGAAATTTGAGCATCATAAGCTCTCATCAGTtcagtcagtattttttttctcccaCTTTAAaggggcaaagttatttgacacaaGCTGTAGTTAACAGCATGGATGTAGTGACGAAACAGTACCCATATTTTTTCCCATTTCCGTGTATCAGATCCAAACATACGACAACCTGATCGGTCCGGTGGTGGAGTCGCTGAAGTACCTGACGTCGCTGTCGCTGGACGTGCTGGGCTACTGCGTGCTGGAGGCGCTGTGCGGCgggcgcgcgggcggcggcgcggcgcacCCCGCGTGGCTGCAGGCGCTCGCCGCCTTCGCCGGCGCCGCCTTCAAGAAGCACAACATCGAGCTCACGGCCTTGCTGCAGTTCGTTGCTAACAGGCTTAAGGCGCAGCAGAGGTTTGTATTCTTGCTGGATTTTATTTGGctacaaatataattaaagcTTCTCGAAGAAAAAAATGATGTACATGAAATATCCTGGAAAAGCGCGTAGCCACCACAAGATTCTATGATCAAATCAAGTTCTCCAATTCTAGGAATATTGTAAGATACAAAACATTTGTTAGTTTACGAGATCAGAATTGCATGTATATGAATTGTTTCAGTCAAGACCTGCTGATCCTCAAAGAAATTGTACAGAAGATGGCCGGTATAGAGGCCGCTGAAGAAATGACACCTGAACAGTTAGAGGCAATGGCTGGAGGCGAACTCTTGAAAGGGGaggtaattaatttaacaacaGTATCAAAATAATGCACCTCGGTAAAGAAcgaaaatataattacatacaCATTTTTTGACAGGCTGGATACTTTTCTCAAGTGAGGAACACGAAACGATCGTCAGCCAGATTAAAAGAAGCTATCGTCGGAAATAATTTGGACATTTCGTTGTGTATACTAGCTGCACAACAGCGTCATTGTTGTGTTTGGAAAGGTTTGTTCTAACACCTTGAGATTATGTTTGATTATGAATTGAATTGAGGTCTAAATACTGTACTTTCTTTTAACAGAATATGACGAAGACCTTTCCTCAAGTGGTGAGCCACCAGGGTCACAGCTAAAAGTTGTCGGCAGATTAGCCGATCAATGTCAAGATGCTTTAGTACAACTTGGTACCTTCTTGGCATCATCTCATGCCCCTGACGAATATGCCGCGAGATTACCGCCTTTGCAGGTAC from Helicoverpa zea isolate HzStark_Cry1AcR chromosome 8, ilHelZeax1.1, whole genome shotgun sequence encodes the following:
- the LOC124632645 gene encoding Bardet-Biedl syndrome 7 protein homolog isoform X4 — its product is MDYDLSRIDYTICGITYPDTLKILPPSGQKLEQKFAVGDKNGVLQCLTIKDEEPVVQFKTLPGKPITSVQLASSLGTQADKIFTASGNEVKGYTRKGKVFLSIETSLTETITSMCIIGSDLILCSGRTVTYYRDLREYHSYICDDRVLDIAAFAVPNNTRIRLLVLIANKGAILLENGKLISRTVISSGPSRLAVPPSTHATDIVAFYGAGDGSIGLISYEEFTLSSKCLVEGRGLGSVVCLGWYFNNGNFHLSVGRHDGSIQLYLVDMENFGEKPRLKYTYFCGEPVTSVTGGCVGIDEPELLVATFSGRVFALRSSHLVTGAKIPQDNLAARRGKLEVEVARLEKQTANEREKYQRNTRSLHAGLSTPPLLDIQYEDNGSDLLASVRCQAGTRRVWVKMRDMLDCSTESRFQGKRVLIYALPAGAPRVARLVTLKLPALPYYSGHEASEKDHEKERIWCQLEVSGSFSVAEITSWLTEALPGELPRPAANVTFTRSHTLLETVLICQYQRGLAIFKSDNVSTIATIRNIMSNCSVEKSIRVEISCDIPDYCCIRAFKNLENKFKQEYQKNKDLILKNAISMLDLDSSMNEEGPIMCQEYARVWDSRESINENQFNELVEAVLQWYSDLRALSLHENNSNETSKLRAALTEYRLDDVYKILSSNSSSLQEF
- the LOC124632645 gene encoding Bardet-Biedl syndrome 7 protein homolog isoform X2, with amino-acid sequence MDYDLSRIDYTICGITYPDTLKILPPSGQKLEQKFAVGDKNGVLQCLTIKDEEPVVQFKTLPGKPITSVQLASSLGTQADKIFTASGNEVKGYTRKGKVFLSIETSLTETITSMCIIGSDLILCSGRTVTYYRDLREYHSYICDDRVLDIAAFANTRIRLLVLIANKGAILLENGKLISRTVISSGPSRLAVPPSTHATDIVAFYGAGDGSIGLISYEEFTLSSKCLVEGRGLGSVVCLGWYFNNGNFHLSVGRHDGSIQLYLVDMENFGEKPRLKYTYFCGEPVTSVTGGCVGIDEPELLVATFSGRVFALRSSHLVTGAKIPQDNLAARRGKLEVEVARLEKQTANEREKYQRNTRSLHAGLSTPPLLDIQYELLGATSDGWQEVRITSAVPLDMLFIYCNTKLEMQTDTAAVLSICSSKDNGSDLLASVRCQAGTRRVWVKMRDMLDCSTESRFQGKRVLIYALPAGAPRVARLVTLKLPALPYYSGHEASEKDHEKERIWCQLEVSGSFSVAEITSWLTEALPGELPRPAANVTFTRSHTLLETVLICQYQRGLAIFKSDNVSTIATIRNIMSNCSVEKSIRVEISCDIPDYCCIRAFKNLENKFKQEYQKNKDLILKNAISMLDLDSSMNEEGPIMCQEYARVWDSRESINENQFNELVEAVLQWYSDLRALSLHENNSNETSKLRAALTEYRLDDVYKILSSNSSSLQEF
- the LOC124632645 gene encoding Bardet-Biedl syndrome 7 protein homolog isoform X3 encodes the protein MDYDLSRIDYTICGITYPDTLKILPPSGQKLEQKFAVGDKNGVLQCLTIKDEEPVVQFKTLPGKPITSVQLASSLGTQADKIFTASGNEVKGYTRKGKVFLSIETSLTETITSMCIIGSDLILCSGRTVTYYRDLREYHSYICDDRVLDIAAFAVPNNTRIRLLVLIANKGAILLENGKLISRTVISSGPSRLAVPPSTHATDIVAFYGAGDGSIGLISYEEFTLSSKCLVEGRGLGSVVCLGWYFNNGNFHLSVGRHDGSIQLYLVDMENFGEKPRLKYTYFCGEPVTSVTGGCVGIDEPELLVATFSGRVFALRSSHLVTGAKIPQDNLAARRGKLEVEVARLEKQTANEREKYQRNTRSLHAGLSTPPLLDIQYELLGATSDGWQEDNGSDLLASVRCQAGTRRVWVKMRDMLDCSTESRFQGKRVLIYALPAGAPRVARLVTLKLPALPYYSGHEASEKDHEKERIWCQLEVSGSFSVAEITSWLTEALPGELPRPAANVTFTRSHTLLETVLICQYQRGLAIFKSDNVSTIATIRNIMSNCSVEKSIRVEISCDIPDYCCIRAFKNLENKFKQEYQKNKDLILKNAISMLDLDSSMNEEGPIMCQEYARVWDSRESINENQFNELVEAVLQWYSDLRALSLHENNSNETSKLRAALTEYRLDDVYKILSSNSSSLQEF
- the LOC124632645 gene encoding Bardet-Biedl syndrome 7 protein homolog isoform X1; translated protein: MDYDLSRIDYTICGITYPDTLKILPPSGQKLEQKFAVGDKNGVLQCLTIKDEEPVVQFKTLPGKPITSVQLASSLGTQADKIFTASGNEVKGYTRKGKVFLSIETSLTETITSMCIIGSDLILCSGRTVTYYRDLREYHSYICDDRVLDIAAFAVPNNTRIRLLVLIANKGAILLENGKLISRTVISSGPSRLAVPPSTHATDIVAFYGAGDGSIGLISYEEFTLSSKCLVEGRGLGSVVCLGWYFNNGNFHLSVGRHDGSIQLYLVDMENFGEKPRLKYTYFCGEPVTSVTGGCVGIDEPELLVATFSGRVFALRSSHLVTGAKIPQDNLAARRGKLEVEVARLEKQTANEREKYQRNTRSLHAGLSTPPLLDIQYELLGATSDGWQEVRITSAVPLDMLFIYCNTKLEMQTDTAAVLSICSSKDNGSDLLASVRCQAGTRRVWVKMRDMLDCSTESRFQGKRVLIYALPAGAPRVARLVTLKLPALPYYSGHEASEKDHEKERIWCQLEVSGSFSVAEITSWLTEALPGELPRPAANVTFTRSHTLLETVLICQYQRGLAIFKSDNVSTIATIRNIMSNCSVEKSIRVEISCDIPDYCCIRAFKNLENKFKQEYQKNKDLILKNAISMLDLDSSMNEEGPIMCQEYARVWDSRESINENQFNELVEAVLQWYSDLRALSLHENNSNETSKLRAALTEYRLDDVYKILSSNSSSLQEF